The stretch of DNA cgagcGCGTTGAGCAGGATGTTGAGCTCCGAAGAGGTAAAATttggcgacgccggaggTTTGCCATCATCGCCCCGAGGCGACTTCTTCGCACCCGCCGCAACCCCATCCGCGCCATCCGATCCCGCCAGTTTCTCAGTAAGAAGCTTGCGGAGGAGCTCGTTGTGCTGCCCCGCAGCCTCTCCGTCCTTGGCTTTGGCGCTGCCAGGTTGTTTCttgtcagccttggcgtcaTCCTTtttcgcgggcggcgcgctcgtccccgccgcggccgcgccacCACCCGCACCCGCTCTCGGTGTCACCGACAGGATCCAGTTCATGACAGCCTGCATGTCCACCGTGGGAGTGTCGAGCGGCGTCTGAggcgcggcagccttcgccgGCTCCGGACCCAAACCTAGGCCAAGTCCCTCAGCCCTCGGTGAGATCAGATCCTGAACCTGCTTCAGCAGCTCGATTTCCACCTGAGTGAGCGAGGCCGACGTGGGCAGAGCCTCGAGGGATGGTGGCGCTTTGTGCGACGAAGGCGGCCCTCTGCCGTCCCCCCTCGAGGAATCTTGACCGTCGCCCATCCCGGAGgcgcccgaggcgcccgGAATCTTCACGCTAAGCTTCGGTCTCCAGCTCCCTCCCGAAGGCGAGTTATCGGATGCCGTAGGATGGGATCCCCTCTTCGGAGAACTCGCGTCCGGGGGTTGCAAGGGCGCTCGCTTGCGCTTCCCCAagcccgacggcgtccctCCCCCTTTTGAATCTTCaaccttcttctcctccttcttgacCAGCACCGCGTGCCGGTTCTTCACCGCGTTGTCCGTCCGCCCCGTCACCATCCTAGCGATCTCCGTCCACTTGTTCCCGTGCAGCCTGTGACCCTCGAGCAAAAtgcggtcctcctcctcgctccaTCCGCCCTGCTTGATGTCGTTGTTCAGGTAATT from Micromonas commoda chromosome 3, complete sequence encodes:
- a CDS encoding predicted protein, with product MWTDEEDEQLRALVAEYGVKKWALISTKMAAKGAKQCRRRWQNYLNNDIKQGGWSEEEDRILLEGHRLHGNKWTEIARMVTGRTDNAV